In the genome of Candidatus Izemoplasmatales bacterium, the window CTCGGTCTGATTTGGTGACTTCTTCATTGCGTCTGTTTTTTATTTTGTGATTGACCGACGAAGGTCACCCCATTTGATCGTAGAAATGTAGAGTTTGGTATCAAAATATAATGAAATTGACATTTGCCCATATTTGGCCATATTTATAGTTTATTGTGAACTGTGATTGTCACATGTGCTCTAATAAGTGGTTTTCCGCGGTTTTTGCCATTTCCGTCATCAAGACAAACAAAAGAAGCGTTCCGATTACGGACCGCTTCTCTTTTTATGGTCATTCCGGCTTCTTGGCGTTATATCTGGTCATGATTTCGTCAAAGGATGTCGACGATAGGAAAAGCGCCAGAATCTGCGATGTCGTGATCATGATGTCGGGCAATTCTCGCTCCTGCGCCTTGGTAAATCCGTCAAGGACGTAATCGACGACTTCCTGACGATCGTCCCGACCGATGCCGATGCGAAGACGCTTGAAGTCGTTTCCCTGCAGATGTTCGATGATCGACTTCAATCCGTTGTGCCCTCCGGCGCTCCCTTTTTCCCGAAGTCGGACCTGCAGGAAGGGAAGATCGAGGTCGTCGGACACGACGAGGATATCTTCGTTCTTGATTGAATAGTATTCCGCAACGGCCCTGACGGAGATTCCGGACAGGTTCATGTAGGTCTTCGGCTTCAGCAGGATCGCATCCTGCGTCTTGACGATTTCGCCATGGAACTTAATCGATTTCGTGAAGTTCAGATTGTTTGCGGCGGCGTATGAGGAAAGGACCATGAAGCCGACGTTGTGCTTCGACTTGGCGTATTCCTTGCCGGGATTGCCAAGCCCGACGACGAGTTTCATGTTACTTGTTCTTCGGCTTGATGACGACGCAGCGATTCGGTTCCTCGCCTTCGGATTCCGTCGTCACATCCCGCCAGTCCGCGAGTTTCGTGTGGATCACGCGGCGTTCATAGGCGTTCATCTTGCCGAGTTTCGCCTCGACCTTGGTCTTGGCGACTTCCTTCGCGGTCTTCGTCGCCAGGATCTCGAGCTGCTTCTTCCGCTGCTCCTTGTACCCTCCGATGTCGACCAGGACCACGTAATGTTCGTCCGTGAAGAGGTTGATGTAGTTCTTGAGCAGCGTCTGGATCGCATCCAGGGTCTTGCCGTTCTTGCCGATCAGGATCGGGTTTTCATTCGTGTTGACGATAAAGGTGATCTCGTGGTCGGCGACGATCCGAGCCTCGACGGCGGCTTCGAGCTGCATGTCGTCGAGGATCTGCTGCAGATACTTGATGCTGTCGCGGACGACATCGAACCTAATCGTCGCCTCGACGATGAAGGTCTTGTTGATGCGGAGAAGTCCGACCTTCTCTTCGATGACGTTGAGTTCGACGAAATCCTTGTTGACCTTGAGTTCGTCGGCGGCGTAACGGACGGTTGCTTCATTCATCGCTTTCGCTTCGAAACGGATCGATCTCATGATGTTGTTCCCCCTTATCGCTACATGCGTCTGCGAAGCTCATCCTGACGGGCGACCGTGCC includes:
- the jag gene encoding RNA-binding cell elongation regulator Jag/EloR — protein: MRSIRFEAKAMNEATVRYAADELKVNKDFVELNVIEEKVGLLRINKTFIVEATIRFDVVRDSIKYLQQILDDMQLEAAVEARIVADHEITFIVNTNENPILIGKNGKTLDAIQTLLKNYINLFTDEHYVVLVDIGGYKEQRKKQLEILATKTAKEVAKTKVEAKLGKMNAYERRVIHTKLADWRDVTTESEGEEPNRCVVIKPKNK
- the pth gene encoding aminoacyl-tRNA hydrolase — translated: MKLVVGLGNPGKEYAKSKHNVGFMVLSSYAAANNLNFTKSIKFHGEIVKTQDAILLKPKTYMNLSGISVRAVAEYYSIKNEDILVVSDDLDLPFLQVRLREKGSAGGHNGLKSIIEHLQGNDFKRLRIGIGRDDRQEVVDYVLDGFTKAQERELPDIMITTSQILALFLSSTSFDEIMTRYNAKKPE